One Brassica napus cultivar Da-Ae chromosome C4, Da-Ae, whole genome shotgun sequence genomic region harbors:
- the LOC106428955 gene encoding uncharacterized protein LOC106428955 produces MHICSSESTISKRMDVRNRKNDEVSVFQMPLHYPRYSKEDYLDMPEWKLDRVLADYGLSTYGDLAHKREFAIGAFLWISTHSPKLYQDKSSTTN; encoded by the coding sequence ATGCATATTTGTTCATCAGAATCAACCATAAGTAAGAGGATGGATGTGAGAAATCGCAAGAACGATGAAGTCAGTGTGTTTCAGATGCCTCTTCACTACCCGAGATACTCTAAAGAAGATTACCTAGACATGCCGGAATGGAAACTCGACAGGGTTTTAGCAGACTACGGCTTGTCTACTTATGGAGACTTGGCTCACAAGCGAGAGTTTGCTATTGGAGCTTTCCTTTGGATTTCAACTCACAGTCCAAAGCTTTATCAAGACAAGTCATCAACTACAAACTGA
- the LOC106428954 gene encoding AT-hook motif nuclear-localized protein 15, with product MANPWWVGNVAMGGVESPVTSSAPSMHHRSNNPSMPRSDPRLDHDFANNSGSPNTQTQTQNSQEEPNSRDEVLAIELGSGSGSTGRRPRGRPPGSKNKPKNPVVVSKESPNSLQSHVLEIATGADVAEALNAFARRRGRGVSVLSGSGLVTNVTLRQPAVSGGVVSLRGQFEILSMCGAFLPTSGSPAAAAGLTVYLAGAQGQVLGGGVAGPLIASGPVIVIAATFSNATYERLPIEDEQHQPQIEEAKKEKEKDDNESGNDGNEESMQPLPPPMYNMPPGFMPNGQQMAQHDVYWGAPPPRGPPSY from the coding sequence ATGGCGAATCCTTGGTGGGTAGGGAACGTTGCTATGGGAGGAGTGGAGAGTCCAGTGACGTCATCAGCTCCGTCTATGCACCACAGAAGCAATAACCCGAGTATGCCCCGGTCGGATCCAAGATTGGACCATGACTTCGCCAACAACAGTGGAAGCCCTAACACTCAGACGCAGACACAGAACAGCCAAGAGGAACCTAATAGCCGAGACGAGGTACTTGCTATCGAACTTGGATCTGGATCCGGGTCTACGGGTCGACGTCCGAGAGGGAGACCTCCAGGTTCCAAAAACAAACCGAAGAACCCAGTGGTTGTCTCCAAAGAAAGCCCCAACTCGCTGCAAAGCCACGTCCTCGAGATCGCCACGGGAGCTGACGTGGCGGAAGCCCTAAACGCCTTCGCTCGTAGACGCGGAAGAGGCGTTTCTGTTCTGAGCGGTAGCGGTTTGGTCACTAACGTCACTCTGCGACAGCCTGCTGTGTCTGGAGGAGTTGTGTCTCTTCGTGGTCAGTTTGAGATCTTGTCTATGTGCGGTGCTTTTCTTCCGACTTCCGGTTCTCCGGCAGCCGCGGCCGGTTTAACGGTTTACTTAGCTGGAGCTCAGGGTCAAGTCTTGGGAGGTGGAGTCGCTGGACCGCTTATTGCTTCTGGACCTGTTATTGTTATCGCTGCTACGTTTTCTAATGCTACTTACGAGAGGTTACCTATTGAAGATGAGCAACACCAACCGCAAATAGAAGAAGCtaagaaggagaaagagaaagacgATAACGAGAGTGGGAATGATGGTAACGAAGAGTCCATGCAGCCGCTGCCGCCGCCGATGTATAATATGCCTCCTGGTTTTATGCCAAATGGTCAGCAAATGGCTCAACACGACGTGTATTGGGGTGCTCCTCCACCTCGTGGTCCTCCTTCATATTGA